A genomic region of Christiangramia sp. OXR-203 contains the following coding sequences:
- the rlmF gene encoding 23S rRNA (adenine(1618)-N(6))-methyltransferase RlmF, with product MHPDNPHREQYDFTELVKVNSELKPYVFRNKYDNLTIDFSIPEAVLNLNKALLSYHYQVKKWSIPQGYLCPPIPGRMDYLLHLKDFLDNKIGKEYYSGLDIGVGASSIYPILAAKHMGWKMLGSDIEIKSIEAAKKNVINNKLQSYIEIRLQEDRGSILKNVIKEKESFDFSMCNPPFHDSAEEANKANFRKNTNLGIKTRRLNFGGRSNELWCRGGEALFLKRMIRDSVSVNKKVQWFTSLVSKQENLPGIEKQLNKLNADFEIISMNLGNKKTRFVAWKF from the coding sequence ATGCATCCAGATAATCCTCACAGGGAACAATACGATTTCACCGAATTAGTTAAGGTCAATAGCGAACTCAAACCTTATGTCTTCAGAAATAAATATGATAATCTAACTATAGATTTCAGTATTCCTGAAGCTGTACTCAATTTAAACAAAGCACTCTTAAGCTACCATTACCAGGTGAAGAAATGGAGTATTCCACAGGGATATCTCTGTCCTCCAATTCCCGGAAGAATGGATTATTTGTTACATCTCAAGGATTTTCTGGATAATAAGATTGGTAAAGAATACTATTCAGGACTGGATATTGGTGTGGGAGCCAGCAGTATTTACCCCATTCTTGCTGCAAAACATATGGGCTGGAAAATGCTCGGCAGTGACATCGAAATTAAATCTATTGAAGCAGCAAAGAAAAACGTCATCAACAACAAGCTTCAATCCTATATAGAAATTCGATTACAGGAGGACCGTGGATCCATTTTGAAAAATGTGATCAAAGAAAAAGAGTCTTTTGATTTCAGTATGTGTAATCCACCCTTTCATGACTCCGCAGAAGAAGCTAATAAAGCCAATTTCCGAAAAAATACCAATCTTGGAATTAAGACCAGAAGATTAAATTTTGGAGGACGTTCCAATGAGCTTTGGTGCCGTGGCGGAGAAGCTTTATTTCTAAAGAGAATGATAAGAGATAGTGTAAGCGTGAACAAAAAAGTTCAGTGGTTCACTTCACTGGTTTCAAAACAGGAAAACTTACCAGGAATAGAAAAACAGTTAAACAAACTCAATGCAGATTTTGAGATAATTTCCATGAATTTAGGAAACAAAAAGACAAGATTTGTAGCCTGGAAGTTTTGA
- a CDS encoding YceI family protein — translation MKNKLINSAVIMVVVLTTVAFTNSKKEVKTSESTITWTGEKVTGSHEGTIQLESGYLMMEDDKITGGEFVMDMSTITVTDLSGDSKEKLEGHLKSDDFFGTSDHPKAKLVITSAASKGNGKYGIVGDLTIKEQTHPLTFDLSMNGDTATTKVTIDRTKYDVRYGSGSFFDNLGDKTIYDNFDLDINLKF, via the coding sequence ATGAAAAACAAATTAATTAATTCAGCAGTAATTATGGTAGTAGTTTTGACTACCGTAGCATTTACAAATTCAAAAAAAGAAGTAAAAACCTCTGAAAGCACTATAACCTGGACCGGGGAGAAAGTGACTGGATCTCATGAAGGAACTATTCAGCTGGAAAGCGGATACCTGATGATGGAAGATGATAAGATCACTGGAGGAGAGTTTGTAATGGATATGAGTACTATTACAGTGACCGACCTATCTGGTGACAGCAAAGAAAAACTTGAAGGTCATTTAAAGTCTGATGATTTCTTTGGAACCAGTGATCACCCTAAAGCAAAACTTGTAATTACCAGTGCTGCATCTAAAGGTAATGGGAAATACGGAATTGTAGGAGATCTTACTATCAAGGAACAAACTCACCCATTAACTTTTGATCTTTCCATGAACGGTGATACAGCTACCACAAAGGTAACTATTGATAGAACCAAATATGATGTTCGTTACGGGTCAGGTAGTTTCTTTGACAATCTTGGAGACAAAACTATCTATGATAATTTTGACCTTGATATCAATTTGAAATTCTAA
- a CDS encoding PepSY-associated TM helix domain-containing protein — MKKKKAYTFRKFMTDVHLWLGLASGIILFLVCFSGTMLVFEKEIKSIFAEELRVVPSSEKLSIDELTSRMSEKGTVSSVSIPTEASEAYEFRVKTSPKDRRGTTFMMDPYSAEILKPEPSPLDGFFSIMFRMHRWLLLDTSIGRPIVGIATIIFIFLSISGIIIWFPKKWKWKAFKPGFKIKWSANWKRINHDLHNTLGFYSCIFLVIMILTGLCWSFEWYREAGSQVLGTKIFGGRGGPGITSEEPGSEIISLSEAYTISNSELTYAGKTNISIPQEDTNVFEIRKYGDDNWSPSTSDLLVLDRDGSVLKKELFDDKDLNVQVASLIKPLHTGEIFGTLSKIIYFLACLIATSLPVTGTIIWLNKMKRKKRKL, encoded by the coding sequence ATGAAAAAAAAGAAAGCCTATACTTTTAGAAAGTTTATGACAGATGTCCATCTCTGGCTGGGTCTGGCTAGCGGAATTATTCTATTTCTGGTTTGTTTTAGTGGAACCATGCTGGTTTTTGAAAAGGAGATCAAATCAATTTTTGCTGAAGAACTTCGCGTTGTTCCTTCTTCGGAAAAGTTATCAATTGATGAATTAACCTCCAGAATGTCGGAAAAAGGTACTGTTTCCTCTGTTTCGATCCCAACTGAAGCTTCTGAAGCCTATGAATTTCGAGTAAAAACATCACCGAAAGATCGTCGTGGAACCACATTTATGATGGATCCGTATTCAGCTGAAATCCTAAAACCTGAACCTTCACCTCTGGACGGATTCTTCAGTATAATGTTTAGAATGCATCGCTGGCTTCTTTTAGATACCAGCATTGGAAGACCCATAGTAGGTATTGCGACGATCATCTTTATATTTCTATCCATCAGTGGAATTATTATTTGGTTTCCGAAAAAATGGAAATGGAAAGCTTTCAAACCAGGATTCAAGATTAAATGGTCTGCAAACTGGAAAAGAATTAATCACGATCTTCACAATACTCTTGGTTTCTACTCCTGTATTTTTTTAGTGATTATGATCCTCACAGGACTTTGCTGGTCTTTTGAATGGTATCGGGAAGCAGGTAGCCAGGTTCTGGGAACAAAGATCTTTGGAGGAAGAGGTGGTCCCGGTATCACTTCTGAAGAGCCAGGTTCTGAGATAATTTCACTTTCAGAAGCCTATACTATTTCCAATTCAGAGTTGACATATGCGGGCAAAACAAATATCAGTATCCCGCAAGAAGATACCAACGTGTTCGAAATCAGAAAATATGGTGATGACAACTGGTCTCCATCAACTTCAGATCTGCTAGTTTTGGATAGGGATGGATCTGTATTAAAAAAGGAACTTTTCGATGATAAGGATTTAAATGTACAGGTCGCATCTCTCATAAAACCTTTGCATACTGGTGAAATTTTTGGAACTCTATCAAAGATCATCTATTTCCTGGCTTGCCTGATTGCCACTTCCCTACCCGTGACTGGAACCATAATCTGGCTGAATAAAATGAAGAGGAAAAAACGAAAATTGTAG
- a CDS encoding NAD(P)H-dependent oxidoreductase, producing MSLETQSKTRFNEDLNWRYATKKFDSEKKISSEDLDQLLESVQLTASSYGLQPYEVIVVENPEVREKLKAEAWNQTQITEASHLVIFANLTKVTEKYVDTYLDNISATRNMFREDLKGMEDMIKNTTLQLPQEKQDLWAAKQAYIALGNLLAAAAHMKIDACPMEGFNAEKFDEILQLENKDLTTAVIAPIGYRSAEDQYQHLAKVRKSTSDLIHFI from the coding sequence ATGAGCTTAGAAACACAGAGTAAAACAAGATTCAACGAAGACCTAAATTGGAGATATGCTACAAAGAAATTTGATAGCGAGAAAAAAATTAGTAGCGAAGACCTTGATCAATTATTAGAAAGTGTTCAGTTAACCGCTTCATCCTATGGCTTACAGCCTTATGAGGTAATCGTAGTTGAAAATCCAGAGGTGAGAGAAAAACTAAAAGCCGAAGCCTGGAATCAAACCCAGATCACTGAAGCATCTCATCTTGTAATTTTCGCAAATCTTACTAAGGTAACTGAAAAGTATGTTGACACTTATTTAGATAATATTTCGGCAACGCGCAACATGTTCCGGGAAGATCTTAAAGGAATGGAAGACATGATTAAGAACACGACGCTTCAATTGCCTCAGGAAAAGCAGGACTTATGGGCTGCGAAACAAGCTTACATAGCTTTGGGTAACTTACTTGCCGCAGCTGCTCATATGAAGATAGACGCCTGCCCAATGGAAGGTTTCAATGCTGAAAAGTTTGATGAAATTCTTCAGCTTGAAAATAAAGATCTAACTACCGCAGTAATCGCTCCTATTGGATATCGTAGCGCTGAAGATCAGTATCAGCACCTTGCAAAGGTTAGAAAATCAACTTCAGATCTAATTCATTTCATATAA
- a CDS encoding TonB-dependent receptor has translation MRKLLLLLLAIPFLTWAQSEPDIKGQILHNSESVPFATIIIKKLNKGTSANAKGEFRFYNLPDEELQLTISAIGYQTTEVKVDFRDRPAVLNIDLEIDDQLQEVEVFGNRFSHPDKIEALTRLPLEPYEQIQSISVISDKLIQQQGALSISEATRNVPGVYTFATYGNRSESISSRGFRGIPILKNGVRVHSDFRGTGILTDMQGVDNIQVLKGAASITQGVATDLGSPGGVVNIVTKTPKYQFGGEASMRVGSYGLVRPAFDVYGPLNEQKNIAFRINAALERKDSYRSGISGESFYINPSLEWKPDDKTEVTLEMDYFSDSRTPDVGTVNLAENDQNAIYDLPYDVFLGFESDRNNTENTTYAIRVNRDLSEKLSLRAAYYRSNLDLDNKGASFGNVVMENDVPVYNQRTRGYGISTRSDKNSVVQFDLIGDEIETGAISHTFQVGFDYRTTNYETFSKSASAVDTIDVFNISNSRLLPQRINFAAANEGAARSKAIGFVAQDVITFTEWFKTFLGVRYSSVETITGEENNRSDSFNPLAGIIFSPFENVNLFASYTNSSYPRTAARIGEDGEELGNERYDQVEAGIKTNWLNSRLRFNLTLFRINNKNINLPVYDENWIATGFYQQGGNDQRQGIEVELTGRPLQNLEVIAGYSYIDAQYKDHTSFVYGSAPLNTPKHTFNTYANYSFSKHLEGLSLGGGVYYTGERPVNDWSAGAVTHQGIVPNQKPFDVESLTQVNLQAAYRIDKNWNVRILANNIFDEIGYNAYRTRFINQTDPRTFSGVISYRF, from the coding sequence GTGCGAAAACTACTACTTCTACTGCTCGCAATACCGTTTCTAACATGGGCTCAAAGCGAACCAGATATCAAAGGTCAAATACTTCATAATTCTGAATCGGTTCCATTTGCAACCATAATTATTAAAAAATTAAATAAAGGAACTTCGGCAAACGCGAAGGGCGAATTCAGATTTTACAATTTACCTGATGAAGAGCTTCAACTTACTATTTCGGCCATTGGATACCAGACTACCGAAGTAAAAGTTGACTTCAGGGATAGACCGGCTGTATTGAATATTGATCTCGAAATTGATGATCAGTTGCAGGAAGTTGAGGTTTTTGGAAACAGGTTTAGCCATCCAGATAAGATCGAGGCCCTTACCCGATTACCTTTAGAACCTTACGAACAGATCCAAAGTATCTCAGTAATTTCAGATAAACTTATTCAGCAACAAGGAGCACTAAGCATTTCAGAAGCAACAAGGAATGTTCCCGGAGTTTACACATTTGCTACTTACGGAAACCGAAGTGAGAGTATTTCTTCCAGAGGTTTTCGTGGAATTCCAATCTTAAAGAACGGAGTGCGCGTACATTCAGATTTTAGAGGAACAGGAATTTTAACCGATATGCAGGGTGTTGATAACATCCAGGTTCTTAAAGGTGCCGCTTCCATTACACAAGGCGTTGCCACCGACCTTGGAAGTCCTGGTGGTGTTGTGAACATTGTTACCAAAACTCCAAAATATCAGTTTGGTGGCGAAGCTTCGATGAGAGTTGGCAGTTACGGCTTGGTTAGACCAGCTTTCGATGTTTATGGCCCTCTAAATGAACAGAAAAATATTGCCTTCAGAATAAATGCAGCATTAGAAAGAAAAGATTCTTACCGTAGCGGAATTTCTGGCGAGAGCTTCTACATCAATCCGTCGCTGGAATGGAAGCCAGATGATAAAACAGAGGTAACTCTTGAAATGGATTATTTCTCAGATAGCAGAACTCCAGATGTAGGAACAGTTAATCTTGCTGAAAATGATCAAAATGCGATTTACGACCTTCCATACGATGTCTTTTTAGGTTTTGAAAGCGATCGCAATAATACAGAAAACACTACTTACGCCATTAGAGTCAATAGGGATCTAAGTGAAAAACTTAGCCTTCGTGCCGCCTATTACAGGTCTAATCTGGATCTTGATAACAAAGGTGCCAGTTTTGGAAATGTGGTAATGGAAAACGATGTACCCGTCTATAATCAAAGAACTCGTGGCTACGGAATAAGCACTCGTAGTGATAAGAACAGTGTTGTACAATTTGATCTAATTGGTGACGAAATCGAAACCGGCGCCATAAGTCACACTTTTCAGGTTGGTTTTGATTATCGTACAACCAATTACGAAACTTTCAGCAAATCTGCTTCAGCAGTGGACACTATTGATGTATTCAATATTTCAAATAGCCGTTTATTACCTCAGAGAATTAATTTCGCAGCAGCAAATGAAGGAGCCGCCAGGTCTAAAGCAATAGGATTTGTTGCCCAGGATGTGATCACTTTTACTGAATGGTTCAAGACATTTTTAGGAGTACGTTACTCTTCCGTAGAAACCATTACCGGTGAAGAAAATAATAGAAGTGATTCTTTTAATCCGCTTGCTGGAATTATTTTTTCTCCCTTTGAAAATGTAAATCTATTTGCTTCTTACACCAATAGCTCTTACCCGAGAACAGCGGCAAGAATTGGAGAAGATGGAGAAGAACTGGGGAATGAACGTTACGATCAGGTAGAAGCAGGTATCAAAACGAACTGGCTCAACAGTAGGTTGCGTTTTAACCTTACCCTCTTCAGAATAAATAATAAGAACATCAACCTTCCGGTTTATGACGAAAACTGGATCGCGACTGGCTTTTATCAACAAGGGGGAAACGATCAACGGCAGGGAATTGAAGTAGAACTTACGGGACGGCCTTTGCAAAACCTGGAAGTGATCGCGGGATATTCATATATAGATGCTCAATATAAGGATCACACTTCCTTCGTATATGGTTCTGCACCTCTAAATACACCAAAGCATACTTTTAACACCTATGCAAATTATTCATTTTCAAAGCATCTTGAAGGACTTTCTCTTGGTGGAGGTGTATATTACACGGGTGAGAGACCTGTAAATGACTGGTCTGCCGGAGCAGTAACTCACCAGGGTATCGTGCCAAATCAAAAACCTTTCGATGTGGAAAGCCTTACGCAGGTAAACTTACAGGCTGCATACAGGATCGATAAGAACTGGAATGTAAGAATTCTCGCAAATAATATATTTGATGAAATTGGTTACAATGCCTATAGAACCAGGTTTATCAATCAAACGGACCCTAGAACTTTTAGCGGAGTAATTTCCTATAGGTTCTAA
- a CDS encoding sodium:solute symporter family protein, translating to MIELATIDYILIFSFFALTLGIGFYVSKTSGKSSKEYFLSGKTMPWWLLGVSMVATTFSTDTPNLVTDIVRNNGVSGNWVWWAFLLTGLLTVFVYARLWRKSNVDTDIEFYELRYGGKPAKFLRGFRALYLGVVFNVMAMAAVSLAAIKIGQVMLGLSAIETLALAGIVTVIFSTLGGFKGVVYTDFILFFTAIIGGVGAAYYCVNLPEVGGLENLLTHENVSGKLSMLPDFSNTEALITLLIIPLAVQWWSAWYPGAEPGGGGYVAQRMLAAKNENHAIGATFFFNVLHYALRPWPWILVALASLIVYPDLHSIQLAFPNVSEDKLGQDLAYSAMLTKLPAGLLGLVIASLVAAYMSTISTHLNWGSSYIVNDFYSRYIKKTATEKELVNVGRISTVILMLISAFMALVLQNALQLFNIILMFGAGTGLIFLLRWFWWRINAWSEITAMLVSGVISVVFNFTGVGIYMFGGVDNATNTKLAGLLPGWATYPVVVGITTLSWLLITFLTKPEKKEVLINFYKRTQPGGPGWKAIGMDGIADGKNNSWNVPSGILATILGCFVVYSALFSTGYWIYGEYFKAGITTSIVLILAFVLRRLWIKIRTQVL from the coding sequence ATGATAGAATTAGCTACAATAGACTATATCCTTATTTTCTCTTTTTTCGCGCTTACCCTGGGAATTGGGTTTTATGTTTCTAAAACCTCCGGTAAAAGTTCCAAAGAATATTTTCTATCTGGCAAGACGATGCCCTGGTGGCTACTTGGTGTTTCTATGGTGGCGACCACATTTTCTACTGATACCCCAAACCTGGTAACTGACATTGTTCGTAATAACGGAGTTTCCGGTAACTGGGTCTGGTGGGCATTTCTACTAACCGGCCTTCTTACTGTGTTTGTTTATGCCAGATTATGGCGTAAATCCAACGTTGATACAGACATTGAATTCTACGAATTGAGGTATGGAGGAAAACCTGCGAAGTTTCTAAGAGGATTTCGTGCCTTGTATCTGGGGGTCGTTTTCAATGTGATGGCCATGGCAGCAGTAAGTCTTGCTGCTATTAAGATTGGCCAGGTGATGCTTGGTCTTTCTGCCATCGAAACTTTGGCACTAGCCGGAATCGTAACAGTGATATTTAGTACTCTTGGAGGATTTAAAGGAGTGGTTTACACAGATTTCATACTTTTTTTCACAGCAATTATCGGTGGTGTTGGAGCAGCATATTATTGTGTGAACTTACCTGAAGTGGGCGGACTTGAAAATTTGCTAACCCACGAAAATGTCTCAGGTAAACTTAGTATGCTTCCAGACTTTTCCAACACTGAAGCACTGATCACTTTATTAATTATTCCATTGGCAGTTCAATGGTGGAGCGCCTGGTATCCTGGTGCAGAACCTGGAGGTGGTGGTTACGTAGCCCAGAGAATGCTGGCTGCGAAGAATGAAAATCATGCAATTGGTGCTACCTTCTTTTTCAACGTACTTCATTACGCATTAAGACCATGGCCATGGATTCTCGTGGCTCTCGCTTCCTTGATAGTTTATCCTGATCTGCATAGCATTCAGTTGGCCTTTCCTAATGTAAGTGAAGATAAGCTTGGACAGGATCTGGCATATTCTGCAATGCTAACGAAATTACCAGCAGGCCTATTGGGATTGGTCATTGCTTCTTTGGTTGCTGCGTACATGTCTACTATCTCCACACATTTAAATTGGGGATCCTCTTATATTGTGAACGACTTTTACTCCCGATATATTAAAAAGACTGCTACAGAAAAAGAACTTGTTAACGTTGGAAGAATAAGTACTGTAATACTCATGCTCATTAGTGCATTCATGGCCCTGGTTTTACAGAATGCGCTACAGTTATTCAATATTATACTAATGTTTGGTGCAGGAACCGGCCTCATCTTCTTACTCCGCTGGTTCTGGTGGCGAATCAATGCCTGGAGTGAAATTACAGCCATGTTGGTTTCAGGAGTTATTTCGGTAGTTTTCAATTTTACCGGTGTAGGTATTTATATGTTTGGAGGTGTGGATAATGCTACAAACACCAAATTAGCAGGTTTACTCCCTGGTTGGGCAACATATCCCGTTGTGGTTGGCATTACTACCTTATCCTGGTTATTGATTACATTCCTTACAAAACCTGAGAAAAAAGAGGTCCTCATTAACTTTTATAAACGTACACAGCCCGGTGGACCGGGATGGAAAGCAATAGGTATGGATGGAATTGCAGATGGTAAGAATAATTCCTGGAATGTTCCATCCGGAATATTAGCTACCATACTTGGTTGTTTTGTAGTATACAGCGCACTATTCAGCACCGGGTACTGGATCTACGGCGAATACTTCAAGGCAGGTATTACCACTAGTATTGTTCTAATTCTGGCATTTGTCTTAAGAAGGCTTTGGATTAAGATCCGAACCCAGGTACTATAA
- a CDS encoding rhodanese-like domain-containing protein has translation MKELSQDEWQKKAQNDDKAVLLDVRTEEEVDEGFIPNSKNIDIYKGQEFVDEVDKLDRDKHYYIYCRSGKRSSQACTLLDQMGFSETYNLAGGFSEWEGEKETN, from the coding sequence ATGAAAGAATTATCACAGGATGAATGGCAAAAGAAAGCCCAAAATGATGATAAGGCAGTTCTACTGGATGTGAGAACAGAAGAAGAAGTTGATGAGGGATTCATTCCAAATTCTAAGAATATAGATATATATAAAGGTCAGGAATTTGTTGATGAAGTGGATAAACTTGATCGTGACAAGCATTATTATATATACTGTCGTTCCGGAAAAAGAAGTTCTCAGGCCTGTACCTTACTAGATCAAATGGGCTTCTCGGAAACTTATAATCTTGCTGGCGGTTTCTCGGAATGGGAAGGTGAGAAGGAGACAAATTAA
- a CDS encoding MarR family transcriptional regulator codes for MKIENLLKTSDQIPETKKLVLNLIVTANHLSDQMQDVLKPFGISLQQFNVLRILRGQKGKPANLGTIQERMVSKMSNTTRLVDKLIEKGYCQRITCPSNRRKVEITITETGQELLKEIDPLVESTENRFSEKLTTKEITDLNNKLNELRNTE; via the coding sequence ATGAAAATAGAGAATCTTTTAAAAACTTCCGATCAGATTCCTGAAACCAAAAAACTGGTTCTTAATCTTATTGTGACTGCGAATCATTTGAGCGATCAAATGCAGGATGTTTTAAAGCCTTTCGGTATAAGTCTACAACAATTCAACGTTCTAAGGATTTTAAGAGGTCAAAAAGGTAAACCTGCCAACTTAGGTACCATTCAGGAAAGAATGGTGAGTAAGATGAGCAATACCACTAGACTTGTGGACAAACTGATCGAAAAAGGATATTGCCAGAGAATTACTTGTCCGTCTAATAGAAGGAAAGTTGAGATTACCATTACTGAAACTGGACAGGAACTTCTAAAAGAGATTGATCCATTGGTAGAATCAACGGAGAATAGATTTTCAGAAAAATTGACAACAAAGGAAATAACAGATTTAAATAATAAATTAAATGAGCTTAGAAACACAGAGTAA
- a CDS encoding exonuclease domain-containing protein has translation MEELKYAVVDIETTGNGIKGNRITEVCVIILENGEITKTFTSLVNPSQSIPLYIESLTGINDEMVSSAPQFSEVADEIMQITKDCIFVAHNVNFDYNILRAEFAMLDMDFKRKRLCTVRLTKKLIPGLFSYSLGNICTSINIPFYDRHRAQGDCEATVILLKRCLSLDPELEVVTEFLNRKSGAEYLPPHFKNADFEKLPKSTGVYFFRDKDGIPLYIGKAKNIKTRIKSHFQERSNRKYQLMQETYSIDYELTGSEFLALLREAELILKFYPKYNKAQKKVSRPYTLTSYHNQKGIEVFALHKNKIAPVSWMKFYTREEAVSFLENLCKDFNLCPKYTGLQSATSACNHYKLEACSGVCKEEISVTEYNSRVARAVDFIGTYDESCLLMEKGRTKGEKSFIYLNKGKYAGYGYIGPSDDFNHPDEFRNFLVPAKTSSYADRIVSRYLNTKKNLSPVRLSSTEELVENDLWFG, from the coding sequence ATGGAGGAGTTGAAATACGCGGTTGTTGATATTGAGACTACCGGGAACGGTATCAAAGGAAACAGGATCACAGAGGTATGCGTGATCATTCTGGAGAATGGTGAAATCACAAAGACCTTTACATCCCTTGTGAATCCCAGCCAGTCCATTCCATTATATATAGAAAGTCTTACCGGAATCAATGATGAAATGGTAAGCAGTGCACCGCAGTTTTCTGAAGTCGCAGACGAGATCATGCAAATCACAAAGGATTGTATTTTCGTCGCTCATAATGTGAACTTCGATTATAATATACTGAGGGCTGAGTTTGCGATGCTTGACATGGATTTTAAAAGAAAGCGTCTTTGTACCGTAAGACTTACGAAGAAATTAATTCCAGGCTTGTTTTCTTACAGTTTGGGAAATATCTGTACCTCAATCAACATTCCTTTTTACGATAGACATCGTGCTCAGGGTGATTGTGAAGCAACGGTAATCTTGTTAAAACGTTGTCTTTCGCTGGATCCGGAACTCGAAGTTGTCACCGAATTTTTGAACAGAAAAAGCGGTGCAGAATATTTACCACCACACTTTAAAAATGCCGATTTTGAAAAGCTTCCAAAATCTACCGGAGTTTACTTTTTCAGAGATAAAGATGGTATTCCATTGTATATCGGAAAAGCAAAAAATATAAAAACCCGAATAAAATCGCACTTCCAGGAACGTAGTAATCGCAAGTACCAATTGATGCAGGAAACCTATAGCATCGATTATGAGCTGACTGGTTCTGAATTTCTCGCGCTTCTTCGTGAAGCCGAATTGATTCTGAAGTTTTATCCGAAATATAATAAGGCGCAGAAGAAAGTTTCGAGACCTTATACGCTCACCTCTTATCATAATCAAAAAGGCATTGAAGTATTTGCCTTGCATAAAAACAAAATTGCACCGGTAAGCTGGATGAAATTCTATACCCGTGAAGAAGCGGTAAGCTTTTTAGAGAATTTGTGTAAGGATTTTAATCTCTGCCCAAAATATACTGGATTGCAAAGCGCTACTTCCGCTTGTAATCATTACAAACTAGAAGCCTGTAGCGGGGTTTGTAAAGAAGAAATTTCCGTTACCGAATATAATTCACGCGTGGCCAGAGCAGTAGATTTTATTGGTACTTATGATGAGTCATGCCTATTGATGGAAAAGGGTCGAACTAAAGGTGAAAAAAGTTTTATTTATTTAAATAAAGGAAAGTATGCCGGCTACGGGTACATTGGACCCTCAGATGACTTTAACCATCCCGATGAATTCCGGAACTTTTTGGTTCCAGCTAAAACTTCCAGCTATGCAGATCGCATTGTAAGTCGGTATTTAAATACAAAAAAAAATCTCTCTCCAGTAAGATTAAGTTCTACTGAAGAATTGGTGGAAAATGATCTTTGGTTTGGATAA
- a CDS encoding outer membrane beta-barrel protein, which yields MNKSLSFLITALLFATSLTAQDFSFGIKGGPSYSSGGTITGNSSNGLYFDGVVEAESEITFHAGAFFEVRFGKFLLRPEFLYSTMETEFPFPTAPSIYAVDKISVPLLVGYNVWGPIDIYAGPAYQNILDSSLEGTEPPDLEIVAQNSPLSGQIGIKGSFGRFELDLRYDRSLSSQENQEVDIVNADYGINRATFNDTRLNQIMLSIGFKIFDSSANPGRRKGGCYF from the coding sequence ATGAATAAATCTTTATCTTTTTTAATTACAGCGCTATTGTTCGCTACGAGTCTAACTGCCCAGGATTTTAGCTTCGGAATAAAGGGAGGACCTAGTTACTCCTCAGGTGGTACTATCACCGGAAATAGTTCGAATGGATTATATTTTGACGGTGTAGTGGAAGCTGAATCTGAGATAACTTTTCACGCCGGAGCCTTTTTCGAAGTAAGATTCGGAAAATTCCTACTTAGACCAGAATTTCTTTACAGCACCATGGAAACGGAATTTCCTTTTCCAACAGCACCTTCAATATACGCAGTTGATAAAATTAGTGTACCCTTGCTGGTCGGTTATAACGTTTGGGGACCAATTGATATATACGCAGGACCGGCTTATCAGAACATTTTGGACTCATCCTTAGAAGGAACTGAACCGCCAGATCTGGAAATAGTAGCGCAGAACTCTCCGCTTAGTGGGCAGATAGGGATCAAAGGCTCATTCGGAAGATTTGAACTTGATTTGCGATATGATCGTTCTTTATCTTCACAAGAAAATCAGGAAGTAGATATAGTAAATGCCGATTATGGAATTAATCGAGCTACTTTTAATGATACGAGATTGAACCAGATCATGTTGAGTATCGGCTTTAAAATCTTCGATAGTTCAGCTAATCCTGGTAGAAGAAAAGGCGGTTGTTATTTCTAA